Genomic window (Nitrospirales bacterium LBB_01):
GCCTCTAAAGCGGCTAAGTGCTGCCTCTATGTGCTCTGAAACATCGGCAGCTACTGGGGTTTCTTTAACCACCCGCCCCTCACTGTCAAGTGTATCTGTGGCAGTGCCAAGTTTGATTGTTGCCACATATTCTTTGTCAAGACCGACAAAGTACCCTGAAAGTTTTGTAGCCCTGCCTGTCATCACAATAAGTACGCCCTCGGCTAAGGGGTCAAGTGTACCGGCATGACCCACTTTTCTTGCCTTTATCTCATACTTTAGCTTCTGTATGGCGCTGTGACTGGTTATGCCTGTAGGTTTATTGAGGTTTATCACTAAATTCATAAACGAACTCCTAAAGAACTCTCCTGAACAATTTATTTTAAAGGTTTTTTCCGCAGATTACGCAGATTTTCACAGATTTATATTTTTTCATCTGCGCCCATCTGTGTCATCTGCGGATTAATCTTTTCCAAGAGTTCCTTACTTTAAGGATGCCCATCTTTTTAGGGCTTTAGGAACTCGTGTCAACTACAACATTTTCAACTTTTCAAGCAACATTCCTTTAACCTCTTCAAGAGTGCCGGAGACTCTGTAACCGGCGGCGTTTTTATGCCCACCGCCGCCAAAATGACCCGCTACTGCCGCCACATTTATGCCGCCCTGTGACCGAAGCGACACTTTCCACTTTTGCGGGCTAAACTCACGAAAAAATACCGACAGGTTTACCGAATCAACCATCAACGGGAAATTTACAAAATTTTCTGTCTCTTCACCCAAAGCCCCTGTCTCTTTAAACATACTGTCTGTCACTACCGCTACGGAGACGTCAGGCTTGTAAATCTCAAGCTGCGACATCATCTTTTTAAAGAGTAAAAATTTAGCCTCAGACCAATTGTTATATAGTTTGTTGGCAATATATGAGGGATTTACGCCAATGTCAACAAGTTTAGCGCACACGAAAAGGGAGTCGGCAGTTGTGTTTGAGTGCCGAAATGTGCCTGTGTCATAGGAGATAGCCATAAATATATTTTCAGCTATGGATTTTGTTATCGTAGCCGAAAGAGCATTAAGCACGTGGTAAATGAGAAGCCCTGTTGCCGGAGATTTGGACACTATCCAGTGTGCATCGCTAAAGTGATCTTTAACCGTATCAGCCTCGCTCACCGTCGTGTCCAGAGCATAGTCACTGTCTCCTGGCAGGTGATGGTCAATTACGAGGATTTTCTTGAATTTCACATCCTTTACGCCTGTCCGTTCCAAAGTGTTGCAATCCACGATGATAAGAACGTGGGACTCTGCCTCCGGGAAAGTAAAGTCGTTTGAAAACCTTTCTGCTCCTTGCATAAAACTATACTGAACGGGAAGAGGGTCTCTGGATTTTATCGACACCTCCTTACCCAACGACTCAAGAGCCTCTCTAAGGGCAAGCGCCGACCCCACGGCATCCCCATCCGGAAACACATGCGGCACTATGTAAAACCGCTCGTTTTTCTGTATTTCTTTAATCAGATTCTCTGGTGGATTCATGACTATCTCCGTGTATTTTTTCAAATATTTTATCTATTTTGGATCCATACAACATGGATTTATCCTCAAAAAAGCTCAACACAGGTATAACTTTCATACTGAGGGTTTTTGCAATTTCCTTTCTTATAAACCCTGCCGCCGAGTTTAATACCTTAAGACTCTGTTCAACATACTCCTTTTTAAGAATGCTGACAAACACTCTTGCCGACTTCAGGTCATCAGAGACTGAAACATCTGTGATTGTTACAAACCCAAGCCGCGGGTCTTTTATTTTTGTCAGAACCACCTGAGCAATGTCCTCCCGAAGTGACCCTGACACTCGTTGTGCGCGCTTATATGGGTGCATCAGGTTATCTCCACCGAATAGTCCAAAAGCTCTGCCATAGTCTCTTTCTCTGCCATGTTCTTAACGCTTTCCAGTGTGCTGTGTATTTGTTTGACATCGTTAGAAATACAGGCACAAAAAATGGACACCCTTTGCCATAAGTCGTTTGCCTCTTCAGCAACCGATACGTTAAATTTGTTCCTAAGCCTGTCCTTCAGAGATTTAACAACAAACCTCTTGGACTTTAAAGAACCGGACTCCGGCAAGTATAAATCCATTTTTAAAACACCAACTACCAAATCCGTAAGTGCAGACTAAATTCCACTCACACAGGTCTCAAATGAAAGACAGTCCGCCCTCCCCCCTGATTAGAGCTTTCCAGCTATTTTTTCTATTTTGTAATTTTCTAAAACATCGCCAGCTTTCAGGTCATTATAGTTTTCAACCACTATGCCGCACTCATAACCTTTCAAAGCCTCTTTTACATCATCTTTAAATCTCTTAAGTGTGTCTATCTTGCCGTCAAAAATGACAATATTGTCTCTGATTACCCTGATACCGTCCGCCGACCTCTGCACAGAGCCCTCCGTAACAAGACATCCTGCCACAGTGCCTATCTTAGAAATATAAAATGTCTGCTTAACCTCTGCTGTGCCAAGTATGACCTCCTTAAGGGTAGGCTCCAAAAGTCCCTCAAGCGCCTTTTTAACGTCGTCTATTGCATCGTATATTACATTATAGAAGCGGATGTCAACACCCTCACGTTCGGCAAGTTTAGAGGATTTAGCGTCAGCTCTGACATTAAAACCGATTATTATAGCGTTTGAGGCCGAGGCCAGCATAACGTCTGAGTCGTTTATCCCGCCTGTCGATGAGTGTATTACCTTTACCTTTACCTCTTCATGCTTTATGTTTTCAAGAGAGCTCTTTAACGCCTCAGCAGAACCCTGAACATCAGACTTGATAATTATATTTAGTTCCTTAATGGCTTGTTCTTTTATTTTTGCATACAGTTCGTCAAGGTTTAATTTCTTTGGATGCACCGACTGGGTTGTTTGAGTTTTTTGTCTTCTTGCCATTACAATCTGTCTGGCTCTTTTTTCCTCATCAACCACCATGAAAGACTCACCGGCATCCGGCACATCGGAAAACCCAACAACCTCTACAGGAGTGGATGGCCCTGCCTCAGTTATCTTAGCTCCCTCATCGTCAACCAGAGCACGTACTTTGCCAAAACTGAAACCCGTTACAAAGACGTCGCTGACTCTGAGTTTACCGCTTTGAATCAACACTGTAGCTACAGCACCGCGTCCTTTATCAAGACGTGATTCTATGACAACTCCGCGAGCTGGTTTATCAGGGTTTGCCCTGAGTTCCATCATCTCAGCCTGAAGGACAATCATCTCAAGGAGGTCTTCAATACCTATGAGTTTCTTTGCCGACACCTGAACGAAAATATTCTTTCCGCCCCATTCCTCAGATATTACCTCATGCTCAGAGAGCTCCTTCTTAATTCTATCGACATCGGCATTGCCTTTGTCTATCTTATTAATGGCCACAACTATGGGGACATTAGCGGCCCTTGCGTGATCAATTGCTTCAATGGTCTGAGGCATTACGCCGTCATCTGCGGCAACAACAAGTACCACGATGTCTGTGACCTTAGCGCCGCGCGCTCTCATAGAGGTAAACGCC
Coding sequences:
- a CDS encoding bifunctional oligoribonuclease/PAP phosphatase NrnA translates to MNPPENLIKEIQKNERFYIVPHVFPDGDAVGSALALREALESLGKEVSIKSRDPLPVQYSFMQGAERFSNDFTFPEAESHVLIIVDCNTLERTGVKDVKFKKILVIDHHLPGDSDYALDTTVSEADTVKDHFSDAHWIVSKSPATGLLIYHVLNALSATITKSIAENIFMAISYDTGTFRHSNTTADSLFVCAKLVDIGVNPSYIANKLYNNWSEAKFLLFKKMMSQLEIYKPDVSVAVVTDSMFKETGALGEETENFVNFPLMVDSVNLSVFFREFSPQKWKVSLRSQGGINVAAVAGHFGGGGHKNAAGYRVSGTLEEVKGMLLEKLKML
- the rbfA gene encoding 30S ribosome-binding factor RbfA, with the translated sequence MHPYKRAQRVSGSLREDIAQVVLTKIKDPRLGFVTITDVSVSDDLKSARVFVSILKKEYVEQSLKVLNSAAGFIRKEIAKTLSMKVIPVLSFFEDKSMLYGSKIDKIFEKIHGDSHESTRESD
- a CDS encoding DUF503 domain-containing protein, giving the protein MVVGVLKMDLYLPESGSLKSKRFVVKSLKDRLRNKFNVSVAEEANDLWQRVSIFCACISNDVKQIHSTLESVKNMAEKETMAELLDYSVEIT
- the infB gene encoding translation initiation factor IF-2, whose product is MAMIRVNELAKTLSVSNREILAVIEQLGIEGKTHSSNLQPDLVEKITAKLTTKTPEQGTASKPRPFNKQKPNQQPQQQAARPVTPAATPPMQKSHEQKPQEQRQKPHEQKPHERSHNKPPAKFPSTDVGAPPVLPVPPAVATGAEEEEDVVIPDRFKKKVDIEKVEKVKPKLSMQRAFQSIRKVEQKKIFDTRTGKKSAKGRQIQKGMGLKQPLAPTAPRKKLIKIQEGATVSDFAHLIGQKISEVIKKFMELGTMPTINQVVDMDAAIMVAEAFGIKVEAAEVENYEAADESADDENLIPRPPVVTIMGHVDHGKTSLLDALRKTKVTESEAGGITQHIGAYKVRLKGKEIVFLDTPGHEAFTSMRARGAKVTDIVVLVVAADDGVMPQTIEAIDHARAANVPIVVAINKIDKGNADVDRIKKELSEHEVISEEWGGKNIFVQVSAKKLIGIEDLLEMIVLQAEMMELRANPDKPARGVVIESRLDKGRGAVATVLIQSGKLRVSDVFVTGFSFGKVRALVDDEGAKITEAGPSTPVEVVGFSDVPDAGESFMVVDEEKRARQIVMARRQKTQTTQSVHPKKLNLDELYAKIKEQAIKELNIIIKSDVQGSAEALKSSLENIKHEEVKVKVIHSSTGGINDSDVMLASASNAIIIGFNVRADAKSSKLAEREGVDIRFYNVIYDAIDDVKKALEGLLEPTLKEVILGTAEVKQTFYISKIGTVAGCLVTEGSVQRSADGIRVIRDNIVIFDGKIDTLKRFKDDVKEALKGYECGIVVENYNDLKAGDVLENYKIEKIAGKL